Genomic DNA from Alphaproteobacteria bacterium PA2:
CGAGCGCATCGTGGTTGAAGCGGCTGCAATGGCCGTGAAGGCCGATGTCCGCGAGGAGCTCGACCGGCTGGTCGGACATGTTCAGGCCGCCCGGGCCCAGATCGCCACACCGGGTCAGGCAGGGCGAAGACTTGATTTCCTGACGCAGGAATTCATGCGAGAGGCCAATACCCTGTGCTCAAAATCCGCCTTGCCGGAGCTTACGGCGCTAGGGCTGGAACTGAAGGCGACCATCGAGCAGTTTCGCGAGCAGGTACAGAATGTGGAATAGCCTATGAGCCCGGCGGATGAGCACCACAAACCCTGGGAGACCCAGAGGCGAGGTCTTCTGCTGCTCATGTCCAGCCCGTCCGGGGCCGGCAAGACCTCCTTGTCCCGGCGGCTTGTCGCTGACTATTCAGACCTGACCCTTTCGATCTCGGCCACTACCCGCGGCCCGCGGCCCGGGGAGGAAAATGGTCGGGAATATCATTTCGTGTCTGACGATGAATTCGACCGGCTGATCGCCGATGACCAGATGCTCGAATGGGCCGCGGTTCACGATCACCGGTACGGCACCCCGCGCAAGCCGGTGATCGAGGCTCTGGAGCAGGGGCACGACGTTCTGTTCGACATCGACTGGCAGGGTGCACGATACATCAGCGCCGCCATGCCTGACGATTCTGTGCGGGTATTTGTTCTGCCGCCATCCTGGTCGGACCTTTCCCGCCGTCTGCATGCCCGGGCCCAGGACCATGAAGATGTCATCCAGCGGCGACTTGAGCGCGGGCGGGAGGAGATCACCCACTGGGGTGAGTACGACTATGTCATCGTCAACAAGAACTTCGACCGCGCCTATGCCGATCTCAGCCACATCTATCGTGCAGAGCGCATTAAGCCTGGCCGGAACACCTGGATCGGCGACTTCGTCGAAGAGTTGCGGAACGAAGGCGCCTAGTTTGTGCCCCACAGCGCCTGGTCATAGCTGACCAGATTGGCTTCGAAATCCTGCAGGATGTCGACGACTTCTTCGATCGGGGCGTTCAGGGATCTCAGGTCGGGGAACCTGTAGCGCCAGAAGCTCGCAATGTGCGAAATCACGCCCATCCGCTCCCCCAACATCATGAACATGTCGGGCGCCTTAAGCAGGAAGTCGCGGAACGCCATGGGCCGGCCGTTCTGGGTAAGGTCATTGAAGGCTGAGTCGTAGACCTGCAGGGCCGCTGCGACCTCACGGCGTCTCAGCTGAACGGCGTCCAGCAGGCGGGCGCGGGCGTCCTCGATGTATTTCAGCAGTTCGCGGTCCCGGTGACCCGTGGCCCGAAGCATGGGCAGTTCCTTGATCACCGTGCCAAGCTTCGGCGCAAGGTCGCTCAGGACCCATTTGTAATAGAGGAAGCCTTTCCAGCTGAAGACGCCTTCACGATAGGCTTCTCCCTCCAGCCGCATGACGATGCGCAGTGGCTCCAGCCGCTCGTCAATCTGGGTGGAAAGCAGGGCCTGGACCATCTTGTCGGAATTGCCCTGGGCGCTGTTGGCCGGGAAGGCGAGACTGATCAGCTGATGGATCTGTTGTCCCACATACTCCTGCATCCGCTCCAGGTCGGCGTCGGAAATGGCGAAGTAGATCGGCGCAATGGGAAAGCCCCGGCGATTGAGGTGTTCACGCAGCAGGAAGGGGTCGAGGGATGGAAGTTCGTCGAGGGCCAGCAGCAGGGAAATGTCCCGGTGCAGCTTGGCGTTTTCGCCGGCGATCTCGTCGATCATGGTTGTCCAGCCGCGCTGGCCGACAAAGAAGGATCGGCCTCCCATGCGAAGGTCAGATCTCTCGAATGGAATGATGACCTTGGTGGCGACCTGGCGCTGATCGTCAAACACGAAGCGCTCGTCGGCCCGGACCCTGTGCTTCAGGATCAGGCTTTCATTGAGAACCGGATTATCGAAAAAGGGCTGGGTCTTGTAGGTCGGATCTTCCCGATGGGTAGAGCCAACGGCGATCAGATTTAGGACCCGGCTTGTAGACGCGGTCTTCTGAAGAGCACCCAGATTCCGGATAGCCCGATCAGAGCTCCTATTTTTCATTCATCGCCCCCAAGCGGGTCAGCCGGCTTCGAGGGGACACGGATGCATTTGCCTCCGTCCGACCACCAGACACTGACGAGTCGAATTAAGCATTTAAGGGCTTAAGAATTCATATTCTTTTCCGCTCTCTCGAGCGCCGTCATCAACCCTGGGCAGCCAGCTTCGGGTGCCAGACTACCGCCTTCCTTAGGACTTGGAGCTGTAGCTGACAGCCATTCCGGCCCTGACATCCTGCTGGACGCCATACTGTGGGAAGGGATAGCGGAAACCATTCCCTGAAAGGGCTTTCATGCCCGCAATGGCGGCCTCGATGAACTCTGGGGGAGATGCCATCAGCATCTCGTCATCCAGTACGCCGCCATACCGCCGCTCGGCAAAGCAGGGGATTGAAAGGCTGGGCAGGCGGGTGGTCAGGGCCCGTCCCCACGAATCGGCGCAGGCGCTTTCTCCCACCACGCTCCAGTCGAATCGCTTGTATCCAGACCACTGCAGGCCATTGATGAAGTAGATCATGGCGCCTGGCGTTGCGTAAAAGAGGACGATGTCAGGGTCCTTGAGCTTGCCAGAGGCCAGTGGGCCGACGGCAAGGGCGTCATAGAGACCATCCGGCACACAGTTCATGGCATCCTGATGGGCTTTGGCGTCTTCTGATGTTTCAAACCAGACGCCCTTCATGTGCTCGCCCGAGCGCCATGCCTCGGTCTTGGCGTTTCCCAGGCCGACCACAGCCCGGCATTGCGCGCCAACCAGATCGTCCGCCGTAACGCCGACGGTCCACCCAAGCCGCGACGCCTGCCCGACAATCTGGTCCAGGGTATGGACTGATTGTGGACGCCGGATCCGGGGGATGGCCTCCATGTCCTCCCGGCGGGCGAACATCTTCATGGCGAAGGGTATGGATCGCAGCTTCAAGAGGCCTTCGATTTCACGGGCGAGGACTTCGGCTTCCATGGTCATGTCTCCCTTTTAGGCGCAGGCTGCGCCCGACTTCGGGGCTTTGACAAGATGCCTGGAGGCCTTTCACTTTGAACCTGTCGTCCCCAGCTATGGCTTTCGACGCGCGAGGATGTTAGACGCGCGGCTTGGTTTTTGGGGTGCGCCCCAATGCATCGGACATGGACATGCTCGGAATTCTGCTCGTCTGTCACATCCTGGTCAGTATCGCGCTGACTGGCGTCGTTCTGTTGCAGCGGTCAGAAGGGGGCGCCCTGGGCATGGGCGGCGGGCCCACCGGTATGATGAGCGCCCGCGGCGCCGGGGATCTGCTGACCCGCACGACCTGGATCCTGGCAACGCTGTTCTTCGTTCTCAGCATCAGCCTTACCCTGCTGTCGGGCAAATCCCGTGGCGCCACTTCGGTTGTTGACCGGGTGAAGATGAACAATCTCGCGCCCAGCACGCTCAACCGTCCTCCGGCTGGTCAGGCTCCCGGGCAGACGGCGCCCACCACGCCAGACGGCGCGCCTGCGCCGATCCAGGCGCCGACTCCGACCGTCAACAATCCCTTCGCCGGCGAAGTTGAGCCTGCGGCTCCGACAAAACCGTAAGGTCTGTTCCCGTGCTTCATGACCTGGAGCCGCGTTTGCGGCTCGCACTCCTTTGCGCGTTTGGCCTGGCCGACGGGAGAACAGCTGGTTCAGTGCAATCGGTTCAAGGCGTTCGCGCCGAATCACGACTAGTCTGACCGCCCATGACCCGGTACATTTTCATCACCGGCGGCGTGGTCTCTTCCCTTGGAAAAGGTCTGGCGTCCGCCGCCCTCGGCGCGCTCCTGCAGGCCCGTGGATACAAGGTCCGCCTGCGCAAGCTGGACCCCTATCTCAATGTCGATCCTGGGACGATGAGCCCCTATCAGCACGGGGAGGTCTTCGTCACGGACGATGGGGCCGAGACCGATCTGGATCTTGGGCACTACGAGCGGTTCACAGGCGTGAACGCCACGGGCGCCGACAACATCACGACCGGACAGATCTACAAGACCATCATCGAGAAGGAGCGGCGGGGCGACTATCTGGGCGCAACTGTCCAGGTCATTCCGCACGTCACCGATGAGATCAAACAGTTCGTCCTCTCTGATCCAGGCGAAGGCGTCGATTTTGTCCTGGTGGAGATCGGCGGCACTGTAGGCGATATCGAAGGCCTGCCCTTCTTTGAGGCCATTCGTCAGCTCGGGCAGGAACTGCCACGCGGGCATGCCTGCTACATCCATCTCACCTTGCTGCCCTACATCAAGACCGCCGGTGAGATGAAGACCAAGCCGACCCAGCACTCCGTCAAGGAGTTGCGGTCCATCGGCATCCAGCCCGACATACTGCTGTGCCGGTGCGAGCAGCCCATTCCTGACAGCGAGCGCCGGAAGATCGGTCAGTTCTGCAATGTCCGGGAGAGTGCGGTCATCCAGGCCATGGACTCCAGCAGCATCTACGGCGTGCCTCTGGACTATCACGCCCAGGGTCTGGATCGGGAAGTCCTTGACGTCTTCGGGATGCGCGACTCTGCACCGGCTCCGGACCTGTCCCGGTGGCAGGACATTTCAGACCGCCTGACCAATCCTGATGGCGAGGTCAACATCGCCATTGTCGGCAAATACACCGGCCTGACAGACGCCTACAAATCCCTGGTGGAAGCCCTGATCCATGGTGGAGTTGCCAGCAATGTCCGCGTCCGACTGGACTGGATCGAGGGCGAGGCTTTCGAGCGCGAGGAAGGTCTGATCGCCGAGCGCCTGACCGAGGTCCATGGCGTCCTTGTGCCTGGAGCCTTTGGTCAGCGGGGGTCCGGCGGCATGATCCGGGCGATCCAGTTCGCCCGGGAACACCAGATTCCCTATTTCGGTATCTGCTTCGGCATGCAGATGGCCATGGTGGAAGCTGCCCGCAATCTGGCGGGGCTCTCCGAGGCGTCTTCAACCGAATTCGGCCCGACACCTGAACCTGTCGTCGGTCTGATGACGGAATGGACCAAGGGCAATCAGCGCGAAATGCGTGGGGAAGGCGACGATCTCGGCGGAACCATGCGTCTGGGGTCCTACGAAGCCGTCCTGACCCCGGGCTCCCTGGTGTCGGAAATCTATGGCTCCACGGTCATTCATGAGCGTCACCGCCACCGCTATGAAGTGAACATCGGCTACAGGCAGGCCATTGAGCGGGCCGGGCTGTCCTTCAGCGGTCTCTCTCCGGATGGTGTCCTGCCGGAAATCTGCGAGAGGCCGGATCATCCCTGGTTCGTCGGGGTTCAGTTCCACCCGGAGCTGAAGAGCCGACCCTTTGATCCCCACCCACTGTTCTCAAGCTTCATCGGGGCTGCGAAGGTTCGCAGCCGCCTGGTGTGACCCCGCTAAAATGGTCAGATTGGGATTGCTTCCGAACGGGGTCTTGAATCGATCGATCGATTGAGGCATACACCCGCGCTCACGTCGGCGGCCCCGGGCCGCCGCATCCATTTTTACGCCTGAGAGATTCTCCCGTGGCCGTTCCTAAACGCAAAGTATCCCCGTCCCGTCGCAACATGCGTCGCTCGCATCACGCCCTGGGCGCCAACAGCTTTGTCGAAGACAAGGAAACCGGCGAACTGAAGCGTCCGCACCATGTCGATCTGAAGACCGGCATGTACAAGGGCCGTCAGGTCATCACGCCCAAGCAGGACTAAGGGATTCGGCACGCAGTCTACTGCGCGCGTCCCCGGGCCTGAATGCCGGCCCGCCGCTGTTCCACCATGTCAGGCGTAACGTGCCGGTTGTGCGCGCTTGATCTCGCGTGTTCGAGCTCCAGGCCTTGACGCAGGCTCATTTCATAGCCGTCGTCGATCATCGCCTTGTAACCGGTCAGCATTTCCACATCGATCTGGGCCATGTCCGCCGCCAGCTTCAAGGCCGTGGGGATGAGCTCTTCCGGGGCTACGACCCGGTTTGCCAGGCCCCAGGCATAGGCCGTCTCGGCGTCCAGGAAATTGCCGGTCAACGAAAGTTCCTTTGCCCGGTAAGGCCCGATCAGCCTCGACAGCTTCTGTGAAAGTCCCCAGCCCGGGGTGATGCCGACCCGGGCATGGGTGTCGGCGAACCTTGCTCTCGTCGAACAGATCAGAACGTCGCAGGCGAGGGCGACCTCAAATCCACCAGTAATGGCCACGCCATTGATTGCTCCGATGACAGGCTTCTGGCAGGCGATGACCGCCCAGGCGGGATTCTCGGAGGGTTCCGTCGCATTGGCGGCCTTTAGGCCGTCCGGGTCTTCTCCCAACTCCTTGAGATCCAGGCCGGCGGTAAACGCCCGGTCGCCAGCGCCGGTCAGGACGATAACCTTCACCTGGGGATCAGCGTCCAGCGCACTGAGCGTCCGATGCAGTTCAGCCCGGAGCTCCCTTGAGAGTGCATTCATTGCTTCTGGCCGGTTGAGCGTCACCAGGGCAACCGAGTTCGCAATGTCCACCAAAAGCATGTCGTCTCTCCCGATCTGACCCGCGAAAGTCTGCTTTCGGGAACTGAAGTCAAGGTCGCGCGATTGCCCGGCGGAGCGAAGATGGCTAAGGCTCGCCGCACATTTTGTTATCCGGAGACCGGACATGACCGAGATTGTCGACATCACCGCGCGTGAAATTCTGGACAGCCGGGGTAACCCCACCGTGGAAGTCGATGTTGTCCTCGAGGATGGCTCCATGGGCCGGGCGGCAGTGCCTTCAGGCGCTTCTACAGGCGCTCACGAGGCCGTAGAGAAGCGGGACGGTGACAAGTCCCGTTATGGCGGCAAGGGCGTGCTGCAGGCCGTGGATGCGGTCAATGGCGAAATCTACGACGCGCTCTCGGGATTCGACGCCGAAGATCAGCGCCGGCTGGACAATGTCCTGATCGAGCTCGACGGCACGCCGAACAAGTCCCGTCTGGGCGCCAACGCCATTCTGGGCGTCAGTCTGGCGGCGGCCAAGGCGGCGGCCTGCGCAGCTGACCTGCCCCTCTACAAGTATGTGGGCGGCGTAAACGCCCGCGTCCTGCCGGTTCCGATGATGAACATCATCAATGGCGGCGCCCATGCTGACAACCCGATCGACATCCAGGAATTCATGATCCTGCCCACCGGCGCGGCGACCTTCGCCGAAGGCCTTCGCATGGGCGCAGAGATCTTCCACAGTCTGAAGTCCGCACTGAAGGCGGCCGGGCACAATACCAATGTTGGCGACGAGGGCGGCTTCGCGCCGAACATCGCGACCGCCGAGGAAGCCCTGGCCTTCATCGTGAAGTCGGGCGAGGCCGCTGGCTACAAGGCGGGAACGGATTTCCTGCTCGGCCTGGACGTCGCCTCAACTGAATTCTTCAAGGGCGGAAGGTACGACATGGCCGGGGAGGGCAAGAACCTCGACCCTGCCGGAATGGTCGATTACCTGGCCGCCCTGGCGGCGGCCTTCCCGATCGCCACCATCGAGGATGGATGCGCCGAGGATGATTTCGAGGGCTGGAAGCTACTGACCGACAAACTCGGCGGCAAGGTCCAGCTGGTTGGCGATGATCTGTTCGTGACCAATCCGGCCCGTCTGGCGGACGGGATCGGGCGTGGTCTGGCAAATTCCATTCTGGTCAAGGTCAACCAGATCGGCACCCTGTCGGAAACCCTCGACGCCGTGGATATGGCCCACAGGGCCGGGTACACGTCGGTCATGAGCCACCGGTCAGGCGAAACCGAGGACTCGACCATCGCCGACCTGTCGGTCGCTGCGAACTGTGGGCAGATCAAGACCGGCTCCCTGGCGCGGGCCGACCGGACGGCCAAGTACAATCAGCTGCTCCGGATTGAGGAAGAGCTTGGCGATCAAGCCATATATCTGGGTCGAAAGGCTCTGAAACGCGCTGGCTGAGCCCCATCGCAAGCCTTGGTTAAGCATGTGAAGGCAAAGTGGAATCGTCTCTGCGATTAGGTGATTCCCACCCCGTGCTATCTAGTCTGCGCACCTATATTCCTACCCTCGCCCTGGGGCTGCTGATCTCCTATTTCGGATTTCACGCCCTGACGGGTGATCGGGGAATACTGACTACCGGCGAGAGGGACGCGGCCCTGGCCGCGAAAACAGCGGAGCTGGAGCTGGTGCGCAGCCAGCGGGAAGATCTCGAGGCCCGCGCTCGCTTGTTGCGCGATGAATCCCTATCTGCTGATCTTCTGGAGGAACGTGCGCGTTCCCTGTTAGGTTTCGCTGATCCAAGAGATTATGTGATCCGGCGGCAGCCTTAGGATTCGGGCCCTGCGGAAACAGGTCTCGCCGGTTGGCGACGAAAATTATCTGGAGTGACCTATGGCGCGCAGCCCAGCTGTCTCACCGTCGAAAGCCAAAAAAACCATGGGGACGGTTGAAACGGCCTCCAAGGACGAGTTGCTCGGTTATTATCGCGACATGCTGATGATCCGCCGCTTCGAAGAGCGGGCCGGGCAGCTTTACGGCATGGGGCTCATCGGCGGATTTTGCCATCTGTATATCGGCCAGGAAGCTATTGCCGTAGGCGTTCAGGCGATCAAGAAGCCCGGTGATCAGGTCATTACGGGCTATCGGGATCACGGCCACATGCTGGCCTGTGGAATGGACCCACGGGAGGTCATGGCCGAACTGACCGGTAGGTCCGGAGGGTCGTCCAAGGGCAAGGGCGGGTCCATGCACATGTTCTCGACCGAGGCGGACTTCTACGGCGGTCACGGGATCGTTGGCGCTCAGGTGAGCCTTGGTACGGGCTTGGCTCTCGCCAACAAATACAAGGCCAATGGCAATGTCAGCTTCGCCTATTTCGGCGACGGCGCGGCCAACCAGGGCCAGGTCTATGAGAGCTTCAACATGGCCGAGCTCTGGAGCCTGCCGGTCGTTTACGTGATCGAGAACAACCAGTACGCCATGGGAACCTCCATTGAGCGGGCTTCCGCAGAGACCCATCTTTACAAGCGCGGCGCCTCATTCCTGATCCCGGGCGAAGAGGTTGACGGTATGGATGTCCTGGCCGTCCGCGACGCCGCCGGAAGGGCCGCAGAGCACGCCAGGTCAGGAAATGGCCCCTACATTCTCGAAATGAAGACCTATCGCTATCGCGGGCATTCCATGAGTGATCCGGCGAAGTACCGCAGCCGGGAAGAGGTCGACGAGGTCCGGAAGAACCGTGATCCCATCGACCATCTGCAGGAACTGCTCGAAAAGAAGGGCTGGGCGGACGACGCGGCCCTGAAGGCCATAGACGCAGAGGTCAAACGCGTCGTCGCCGACGCCGCTGAATTTGCCCGAACCAGCCCCGAGCCTGATCCATCGGAGCTCTATACCGACGTCTACCTGGAGGCCGCACAGTGACCGACATCCTGATGCCGGCCCTGTCCCCCACCATGGAAGAGGGGACCCTGGCGAAGTGGTTCGTGAAGGCCGGTGACTCGGTCCGCAGCGGCGACGTGATTGCCGAGATCGAGACAGACAAGGCGACCATGGAGGTCGAGGCGGTTGATGAAGGCGTCGTCGAGGAAATCCTCATCCCGGAAGGGACTGAAGAGGTAAAGGTCAATACGCCGATTGCCCGCCTGGCCGGGCAGGGGGCTGTTGAGGCGGCTCCTTCACCTGCGCCGACAGCGCCTGTAGTGGCGCCTGCGCCTGTCGAAAAGGTTGCTGCGCCCATGCCGGCTGTGCAGGTCGATCCGGAAATTCCGGCAGACGCCAGGCTGGTCAGGATCACTGTGCGCGACGCCCTGCGCGACGCCATGGCCGAAGAAATGCGTCGGGATGACGCCGTGTTCCTGATGGGCGAGGAAGTCGCGCAGTATCAGGGCGCCTACAAGGTCAGCCGTGACCTCCTTCAGGAGTTTGGCGACCGCAGGGTCATTGACACCCCGATCACTGAACATGGGTTCGCTGGTCTGGGCGTTGGCGCCGCCATGGCGGGTCTGAAGCCGATCATCGAGTTCATGACCTTCAACTTCGCCATGCAGGCTATTGATCATATTATCAATTCCGCAGCCAAGACCCTCTACATGTCTGGCGGACAGATCCGCTGCTCAATCGTCTTCCGTGGACCAAATGGTGCGGCGGCCCGGGTAGGCGCCCAGCACAGCCAGGACTATTCGGCCTGGTATGCCCAGGTGCCCGGTCTCAAGGTTGTGGCGCCCTATGATGCGGCCGACGCAAAGGGCCTTCTGAAGGCGGCGATCCGCGATCCCAACCCTGTCGTCTTCCTTGAGCACGAGATGCTCTATGGAACCGAGTTCGACATTCCGGCCGATATCGACTGGGTCGTGCCCATTGGCAAGGCCAAGGTCCGGCGGGTCGGGAAGGATGTCACCATCACGGCCCACTCCCGCATGGTTGGGCTGGCGCTCAAGGCGGCCGAGGAACTTGCAGCCGAAGGCATTGACGCCGAGGTCATCGACCTTCGCACCCTTCGCCCCCTTGACCATGAGACCATCGTCGAGAGCGTCAAGAAGACCAATCGTCTGGTCACGGCCGAGGAAGGCTGGGGTCCCATGGGGGTTGGCGCCGAGGTGATCGCCCGGGTGCTGGAACACGCCTTTGACTATCTGGACGCACCGCCGACCCGGGTGTGCCAGGAGGATGTTCCCATGCCCTACGCCGCGAACCTGGAGCTCCTGTCGCTTCCAGGCGTGGAAAAGATCGTTCAGGCCGCAAAGGCGGTTTGTTATCGATGACCGGTGCTTCCTGGCGTCAGGGCGGCTGTCACTGCGGCGCAGTCCGTTTCGAGGTCGCGCTGGTTGAGCCCGTTGAGGCCCAGACCTGTAATTGTTCCATGTGTGGCAAGGTCGGCTTCATCCACATGATCGTCCCGGAGAGCCGTTTCCGGCTGGACCAGGGGCAGGACAGCCTCACCGAATATGTCTTCAATACCGGCGTCGCCAAACACCTGTTCTGTCGTGTCTGTGGGGTGAAAGCCTTCTACCGGCCGAGGTCCAACCCCGATGGCTGGTCAGTCAACGCCCGGTGCCTGGACGCGCCGGTCGCCCTCAACCTGTCCGAATTCGACGGCCAGAACTGGGAGGCCAACGCCGGCCATCTCAGCCATCTGTCCCAGGAGCAGCCATGACTCCCTGCGTGAGCATCTGACAATGTCTACTGATATCCTCATGCCCGCCCTCTCGCCCACCATGGAGGAGGGTGTCCTCGCCAAGTGGTTCATCAAGGCCGGTGACACGGTCCGCAGCGGCGATGTCATTGCCGAGATCGAGACCGACAAGGCGACCATGGAGGTCGAGGCTGTAGACGAGGGCGTTGTCGAAGCAATCCTTGTCCCTGAGGGGACTGAAGAGGTGAAGGTAAACACGCCCATCGCCCGCCTCGCCGGAGGTGATGCAAAGCCCGCTGCGCAGGTTGTTGCCGAGCCCGTCGCCGTGCAGGCGCCACCTTCTCCCGCCCCTGCGAAGCCCGTTATGGCCGCTGTCCCGACCAAGGCTGAGGGCGGCCGGATTTTCGCTTCGCCCCTGGCCAGACGCATTGCTGAGCAGAAGGGCCTTTCCCTTTCCGACATCAAGGGGACAGGTCCCCATGGACGGATCATCAAGGCCGATGTGGATGCGGCCCAGCCCGGCGCCCCGAAGGCGGCGTCTGCACGGCAGGATGCGGCTCCCGCGACTGCCGTGTCCGCAGTTCCAAGGCAGGCCCAGTCCCTGGCGCAGATGGGCATTGCTGATGGCAGCTATGACCTGATCCCATTGGACGGGATGCGCAAGACAGTCGCCCGCCGCATGTCAGACAGCTTCCGGGATGTGCCTCACTTCCCGCTGACCATAGACCTGAACATCGACGCCCTGCTGGCGGCGCGGGTCAAGATCAATGGCATGCTTGAGGCCCAGGGACAGAAGGTCAGCGTCAATGATCTGGTGATCAAGGCCGCGGCGGTCGCCCTGAAGCAGGTTCCAGAGGCCAATGCCAGCTATTCGCCCGAAGGCATCGCCATGCACCATCACGCGGACATCGCCATGGCGGTCGCGATCGATGGCGGTCTGATTACGCCCATCATCCGCTCGGCCGAGCTGAAGGGGCTGGCGCAGATCGCATCCGAGGCCAAGGATCTGGCCACCCGCGCCCGATCGAAGAAGCTGAAGCCCGACGAGTTCCAGGGCGGCACCTTCTCCATTTCCAATCTTGGCATGTTCGGGATCAAGGCCTTCGCCTCCATCATCAATGAGCCGCAGGGTGCGATCCTCTCGGTTGGAGCCGGTGAGAAGCGCGCCATAGTGGTGGGTGACCAACTGGCCATAGCCACCATGATGACTGTGACCCTGACCTGTGATCATCGGGTGGTGGACGGCGCCATCGGCGCGCGCTGGCTGCAGGCCTTCAAGGCCCTGATCGAAGATCCCATCACCATGATCGTTTAGGGCGAAGACCATGGATTTCGACCTCATCGTCATCGGATCAGGGCCGGGCGGCTATGTCACGGCCATCCGCGCCAGCCAGCTTGGCATGCGCACCGCCATTGTTGAGCGGGAACTCCTGGGCGGCATCTGCCTCAACTGGGGCTGTATCCCGACCAAGGCCCTGCTGAAATCCGCCGAGGTCTATGAGCAACTGGGCCACCTTTCTGACTATGGTCTCAAGGTTCAGGGGGCCAGCTTCGACTTTGACGCCATAGTCACACGTTCCCGTGGCGTTTCATCCCAGCTGAATGCTGGCGTCGCCTTCCTGATGAAGAAGCACAAGATCGAGGTGATCGAGGGCGTCGCAAAGCTGGAAAAGGGTGGGCTTGCGCCCAAGGTGGTCGTGGCCCTGAAGGCTGGCGGAAGCCGGACAGTCACGGCCAAGCATGTGATCCTGGCGACAGGCGCCAGGGCCCGCACCATTCCCGCCATTGGGCTGGTTCCCGACGGCGAACGCATCTGGACCTATCGGGAGGCCCTGGTCCCGAAATCAACGCCCAAGTCCCTGGTCGTCATTGGTTCGGGCGCCATAGGCATTGAGTTCGCCAGCTTCTATCGGGCTCTGGGCTCCGATGTGACGGTGATCGAGAGCCTTGCCCGCATTCTCCCCGTCGAGGATGAGGAGGTGTCAAAGGCGGCGCAGAAGGCCTTTGAAAAGCGCGGACTGAAATTCCGTGTCGGCGCCACGGTGAAGAGTCTCAAGGCCAGCAAGTCCGGCGTCACTCTGGAGCTGGAGTCTGCCGGCAAGGCCGAAACCCTGAGTTCAGATGTCGCCATCGTGGCGGTCGGTATTGTGGGGAATGTTGAGGACATGGGGCTCGAGGCCCTGGGTGTCAGAATCGAGAAGACCCACATTGTAACCGACAGTCACGGTGCGACGGGCGTGCCAGGACTCTACGCGATCGGCGATGTGGCGGGTCCGCCCTGGCTGGCGCACAAGGCCAGCCATGAAGGTGTCCATTGCATTGAGCATATAGCTGGTCTGCCGTCCTCAAACCTGACAGCGCCAATCCCTGGATGCACTTATGCAACGCCGCAAATCGCTTCCATTGGCCTGACTGAGGCGCAGGCGAAGGATAAGGGTCTGGACATCAAGGTCGGCCGTTTCCCGTTCAAGGTGAATGGCAAGGCCATCGCGTCCGGGGAGACCGAGGGTTTCGTCAAGACCATCTTCGATGGCAAGACTGGCGCCCTCATCGGAGCCCATATGATCGGGGCAGAAGTCACAGAAATGATTCAGGGCTATGC
This window encodes:
- a CDS encoding aldehyde-activating protein; translated protein: MTGASWRQGGCHCGAVRFEVALVEPVEAQTCNCSMCGKVGFIHMIVPESRFRLDQGQDSLTEYVFNTGVAKHLFCRVCGVKAFYRPRSNPDGWSVNARCLDAPVALNLSEFDGQNWEANAGHLSHLSQEQP
- the lpdA gene encoding dihydrolipoyl dehydrogenase → MDFDLIVIGSGPGGYVTAIRASQLGMRTAIVERELLGGICLNWGCIPTKALLKSAEVYEQLGHLSDYGLKVQGASFDFDAIVTRSRGVSSQLNAGVAFLMKKHKIEVIEGVAKLEKGGLAPKVVVALKAGGSRTVTAKHVILATGARARTIPAIGLVPDGERIWTYREALVPKSTPKSLVVIGSGAIGIEFASFYRALGSDVTVIESLARILPVEDEEVSKAAQKAFEKRGLKFRVGATVKSLKASKSGVTLELESAGKAETLSSDVAIVAVGIVGNVEDMGLEALGVRIEKTHIVTDSHGATGVPGLYAIGDVAGPPWLAHKASHEGVHCIEHIAGLPSSNLTAPIPGCTYATPQIASIGLTEAQAKDKGLDIKVGRFPFKVNGKAIASGETEGFVKTIFDGKTGALIGAHMIGAEVTEMIQGYALAMTLEATEAELHATVYPHPTMSEAMHESALDAFGKVLHV
- a CDS encoding pyruvate dehydrogenase complex E1 component subunit beta yields the protein MTDILMPALSPTMEEGTLAKWFVKAGDSVRSGDVIAEIETDKATMEVEAVDEGVVEEILIPEGTEEVKVNTPIARLAGQGAVEAAPSPAPTAPVVAPAPVEKVAAPMPAVQVDPEIPADARLVRITVRDALRDAMAEEMRRDDAVFLMGEEVAQYQGAYKVSRDLLQEFGDRRVIDTPITEHGFAGLGVGAAMAGLKPIIEFMTFNFAMQAIDHIINSAAKTLYMSGGQIRCSIVFRGPNGAAARVGAQHSQDYSAWYAQVPGLKVVAPYDAADAKGLLKAAIRDPNPVVFLEHEMLYGTEFDIPADIDWVVPIGKAKVRRVGKDVTITAHSRMVGLALKAAEELAAEGIDAEVIDLRTLRPLDHETIVESVKKTNRLVTAEEGWGPMGVGAEVIARVLEHAFDYLDAPPTRVCQEDVPMPYAANLELLSLPGVEKIVQAAKAVCYR
- a CDS encoding pyruvate dehydrogenase complex dihydrolipoamide acetyltransferase; amino-acid sequence: MSTDILMPALSPTMEEGVLAKWFIKAGDTVRSGDVIAEIETDKATMEVEAVDEGVVEAILVPEGTEEVKVNTPIARLAGGDAKPAAQVVAEPVAVQAPPSPAPAKPVMAAVPTKAEGGRIFASPLARRIAEQKGLSLSDIKGTGPHGRIIKADVDAAQPGAPKAASARQDAAPATAVSAVPRQAQSLAQMGIADGSYDLIPLDGMRKTVARRMSDSFRDVPHFPLTIDLNIDALLAARVKINGMLEAQGQKVSVNDLVIKAAAVALKQVPEANASYSPEGIAMHHHADIAMAVAIDGGLITPIIRSAELKGLAQIASEAKDLATRARSKKLKPDEFQGGTFSISNLGMFGIKAFASIINEPQGAILSVGAGEKRAIVVGDQLAIATMMTVTLTCDHRVVDGAIGARWLQAFKALIEDPITMIV
- the pdhA gene encoding pyruvate dehydrogenase (acetyl-transferring) E1 component subunit alpha, which produces MARSPAVSPSKAKKTMGTVETASKDELLGYYRDMLMIRRFEERAGQLYGMGLIGGFCHLYIGQEAIAVGVQAIKKPGDQVITGYRDHGHMLACGMDPREVMAELTGRSGGSSKGKGGSMHMFSTEADFYGGHGIVGAQVSLGTGLALANKYKANGNVSFAYFGDGAANQGQVYESFNMAELWSLPVVYVIENNQYAMGTSIERASAETHLYKRGASFLIPGEEVDGMDVLAVRDAAGRAAEHARSGNGPYILEMKTYRYRGHSMSDPAKYRSREEVDEVRKNRDPIDHLQELLEKKGWADDAALKAIDAEVKRVVADAAEFARTSPEPDPSELYTDVYLEAAQ